The following proteins are encoded in a genomic region of Nicotiana sylvestris chromosome 4, ASM39365v2, whole genome shotgun sequence:
- the LOC104225041 gene encoding probable carbohydrate esterase At4g34215 codes for MLPGKSQEVILIVTLVVFFFNISWVMSPVKVKESHKGGNKNLQVFILAGQSNMAGNGGVHRQIESGVVTNLSWDGFVPKECKPNPKILRFNAAEKWEKAHEPLNYGIDCLRACGLGPGMAFANEILKKDPEFGVIGLVPCAKGGTPLHKWRRGSSPYDSLIRRAKFAVKNGGNIRALFWYHGESDGKSKNTSSLYKKNLDNFFQDLRSDLHAPTLPIFEVIIPYPKEPFVGPYIEEVRAAQLGINISNVIKIDAEGLELGSDGLHLTTPAQVQLGHMFAHAFLRFNNFPFLNRYVLPFNIFS; via the exons ATGTTGCCAGGTAAGAGCCAAGAAGTTATATTGATTGTTACATTAGTTGTGTTTTTCTTTAACATAAGTTGGGTGATGAGTCCTGTTAAAGTGAAAGAAAGCCACAAAGGtggcaataagaatttacaaGTGTTCATATTAGCAGGACAAAGCAATATGGCTGGAAATGGAGGAGTCCATAGGCAAATTGAAAGTGGGGTTGTCACCAATCTAAGTTGGGATGGTTTTGTGCCTAAAGAATGTAAACCAAATCCAAAAATTTTACGATTCAATGCAGCTGAAAAATGGGAAAAAGCTCATGAGCCACTGAATTATGGGATTGATTGTTTACGCGCTTGTGGACTCGGACCTGGAATGGCTTTTGCTAATGAGATACTTAAAAAAGATCCTGAATTTGGTGTTATAGGTCTAGTACCTTGCGCTAAAGGAGGCACACCATTACATAAATGGAGACGTGGATCTAGTCCTTATGATTCTTTGATTAGAAGAGCAAAATTTGCtgtcaaaaatggaggaaatattAGGGCATTATTTTGGTATCATGGGGAGAGCGATGGTAAATCAAAGAATACATCAAGTTTGTATAAGAAAAACTTGGATAACTTCTTTCAAGACTTGCGTAGTGACTTACATGCTCCTACCCTCCCCATTTTCGAG GTTATCATACCATACCCAAAGGAACCATTCGTAGGGCCATATATAGAAGAAGTGAGAGCAGCTCAATTGGGAATTAACATCTCAAATGTGATAAAAATAGATGCAGAGGGACTAGAATTGGGTTCAGATGGCCTTCATCTCACTACCCCTGCCCAAGTTCAACTTGGTCATATGTTTGCTCATGCATTTCTCAGATTTAATAATTTTCCCTTTCTAAATAGATATGTTTTACCTTTTAATATATTCTCTTAA
- the LOC104225040 gene encoding low-temperature-induced cysteine proteinase-like, with amino-acid sequence MAIHTSTLSISILVMLMFSAVSSSAAEDMSIISYNEKHHTNGESTVWRTDDEVMSLYESWLVEHKKVYNALGEKDKRFQIFKDNLRYIDEHNSVPDKSYKLGLTQFADLTNEEYKSIYLGTKPDGRSRLLNTQSDRYAPKVGDSLPDSVDWRKKGVLVDVKNQGQCGSCWAFSAVASIEAVNKIVTGNLISLSEQELVDCDTSDNQGCQGGLMDDAFKFVIQNGGIDTEEDYPYKAKDGKCDQARKNARVVTIDGYEDVPDNDEKALKKAVAGQPVSVAIEAGGKDFQHYKSGIFTGKCGAAVDHGVVAVGYGSENGMDYWIVRNSWGASWGEKGYLRMQRNIGNPKGLCGIATIASYPVKTGQNPPKPAPSPPPVKPPTQCDDYNECPAGTTCCCVYEYYKYCFAWGCCPMEGATCCKDHNSCCPHDYPVCNVKAGTCSISKNNPLGVKAMQHILAKPIGTFGNEGKKSPSS; translated from the exons ATGGCGATTCATACTTCCACTCTCTCCATCTCCATACTTGTAATGCTCATGTTCTCCGCCGTATCATCATCGGCGGCGGAGGACATGTCCATTATAAGCTACAACGAAAAACATCACACGAACGGCGAGTCAACGGTCTGGCGAACAGACGATGAAGTCATGTCTTTATATGAATCTTGGCTAGTTGAACATAAGAAAGTGTACAACGCCTTAGGAGAAAAGGACAAACGGTTTCAGATCTTTAAAGATAACCTTAGATACATCGATGAACATAACTCTGTGCCCGATAAAAGTTACAAGCTGGGTTTGACCCAGTTTGCAGATTTGACCAACGAGGAGTACAAGTCCATCTACTTGGGTACTAAGCCCGATGGTCGTAGCAGGTTGTTAAATACCCAAAGTGACCGTTATGCCCCTAAGGTCGGAGATAGTTTGCCGGATTCCGTTGACTGGAGGAAGAAAGGTGTTCTTGTTGACGTCAAAAATCAAGGGCAATGTG GGAGTTGTTGGGCTTTCTCAGCAGTTGCTTCAATTGAAGCAGTAAACAAGATAGTGACAGGTAATCTGATCTCGTTATCTGAACAAGAGCTGGTAGATTGTGATACGTCCGATAACCAAGGCTGTCAAGGGGGTCTAATGGACGATGCCTTTAAATTCGTCATTCAAAATGGAGGAATAGACACTGAGGAAGATTATCCTTACAAAGCCAAAGATGGAAAATGCGACCAAGCAAGG AAAAATGCCAGGGTTGTCACCATCGACGGGTATGAAGATGTTCCTGATAATGATGAAAAGGCACTGAAAAAGGCCGTTGCTGGTCAACCCGTCAGCGTTGCTATCGAAGCTGGTGGCAAAGACTTCCAGCACTATAAATCG GGTATCTTTACCGGAAAATGTGGTGCAGCAGTGGACCATGGTGTGGTTGCAGTAGGGTATGGTAGTGAAAATGGCATGGATTATTGGATTGTGAGGAACTCGTGGGGTGCTTCGTGGGGTGAAAAGGGCTACCTCAGGATGCAGCGAAACATTGGCAACCCCAAGGGTTTGTGTGGTATTGCTACGATTGCTTCTTACCCTGTAAAGACAGGCCAAAACCCTCCAAAACCAGCTCCATCTCCTCCACCAGTCAAGCCGCCCACTCAATGTGATGATTATAACGAATGCCCAGCTGGAACGACGTGCTGCTGTGTCTACGAGTACTATAAATACTGCTTTGCTTGGGGTTGTTGTCCCATGGAAGGAGCTACTTGCTGTAAAGACCATAACAGTTGCTGCCCACATGATTATCCTGTCTGCAATGTTAAAGCAGGCACCTGCTCAATT AGCAAGAACAACCCACTAGGAGTCAAAGCAATGCAGCACATTCTGGCCAAACCTATTGGTACCTTCGGAAATGAGGGAAAGAAGAGCCCTTCTTCTTGA